One Bacillus sp. FJAT-52991 genomic region harbors:
- a CDS encoding endonuclease/exonuclease/phosphatase family protein, translating into MKKLLKVFLILIGIVVGSVGVFLAYMTITNKKHEDVENVQVTANTEKVLKVGEPFKTTTFNIGYAGLDKDQDFFMDGGTGSRSSSKEQTEENLKHMLQFLQTEKSDFLLLQEVDTKALRSYNINQLDYMKKGLEGYASTFAFNYNSQWVPVPIRKPLGYVESGLASFSTYKVEEATRFQLPGKEPWPKQVFDLDRCIVEHKIPVENGKFLRLVNLHLSAYDKGGKVRSQQVKFLKSYMNEHYKNGDYVVLGGDWNQLLSDVQLKDPEFKKEWPEWLVQLPKNFNEGGFQWAVDPNVWTVRDNVKKYVEGENFVTIIDGFIVSPNVEIVDVQGHDLKFEHSDHNPVSATLRLKE; encoded by the coding sequence GTGAAAAAATTACTAAAAGTATTCCTTATTTTAATAGGAATTGTTGTAGGGAGTGTAGGCGTATTTTTAGCTTATATGACTATTACAAATAAAAAGCATGAAGACGTTGAAAACGTGCAGGTAACGGCTAATACAGAAAAAGTATTAAAGGTTGGAGAACCCTTTAAAACGACAACATTTAATATTGGCTATGCTGGCTTAGATAAAGACCAGGATTTCTTTATGGATGGAGGAACAGGCTCTCGGTCTAGCAGTAAAGAGCAAACGGAAGAAAATTTAAAGCATATGCTTCAATTTCTGCAAACAGAGAAATCAGATTTTCTGTTGCTGCAAGAGGTAGATACAAAGGCTCTGCGCTCCTACAATATTAATCAACTAGATTATATGAAAAAGGGCTTAGAAGGGTATGCATCCACGTTTGCATTCAATTACAATTCTCAATGGGTGCCTGTCCCTATTCGAAAGCCCCTGGGATATGTGGAAAGTGGTTTAGCTTCTTTTTCCACTTATAAGGTAGAGGAAGCAACGAGATTTCAACTGCCGGGCAAAGAACCTTGGCCAAAGCAAGTGTTTGATTTAGACCGCTGTATCGTCGAACATAAAATCCCTGTAGAAAATGGCAAGTTTTTAAGATTAGTAAATCTTCATTTATCTGCTTACGATAAAGGCGGAAAAGTTAGAAGCCAACAAGTAAAGTTTTTAAAGTCTTATATGAATGAGCATTATAAAAATGGCGATTACGTCGTTCTTGGCGGAGATTGGAACCAGCTTTTATCCGACGTACAATTAAAAGATCCAGAATTTAAGAAAGAATGGCCTGAGTGGTTAGTACAGCTGCCAAAGAATTTCAATGAAGGCGGATTCCAATGGGCCGTCGATCCGAATGTATGGACTGTTCGTGACAATGTGAAGAAGTATGTAGAGGGAGAAAACTTTGTCACAATTATTGATGGCTTTATCGTTTCCCCTAACGTTGAAATTGTTGACGTTCAAGGTCATGATCTGAAATTTGAACATAGCGATCATAACCCTGTAAGTGCAACACTCCGATTAAAAGAGTAA
- a CDS encoding ABC transporter ATP-binding protein: MSDRKIEHNRQGGHGGGHMGGGMRKIEKAKNFKGTMNKLLQYLKPYKFSILIVIIFAIGSAAFAIVGPKILGKATTKLFEGLVDKVTGVHGAAIDFTYIGNIVILLLGLYIASTAFAIIQGYIISGVAQKVSYNFRKEIDEKINRMPLKYFDKTTHGEVLSRITNDVDTVSQTLNQSMSQIITSVVTIIGVFIMMLSISWQMTLVALLILPISMMLIMGVVKRSQKYFKSQQEYLGHVNGQVEEIYSGHNIVKAFNTEEEEVKKFEEVNDTLYHSAWKSQFLSGMMMPIMMFIGNIGYVAVSILGGWLAIKKIIAVGDILAFVQYVRNFTQPLAQVAQIANVLQSTAAAAERVFEFLDEEEEVLESENPVKLQEIKGEVTFKDVQFGYNPDKIIINDFSTHIKPGQKVAIVGPTGAGKTTIVKLLMRFYDVNSGSICIDGHDITDFTREDLRSMFGMVLQDTWLFNGSIMENIRYGRLDATDEEVIEAAKAAHVHSFVKTLPNQYQMELNEEASNVSQGQKQLLTIARALLADPKILILDEATSSIDTRTEALIQKAMENLMEGRTSFIIAHRLSTIRDADLILVMKDGDIVEQGNHEELLKADGFYASLYNSQFESADAS; encoded by the coding sequence ATGAGTGATAGAAAAATAGAACATAACAGACAAGGTGGTCATGGCGGCGGCCATATGGGCGGTGGCATGCGAAAGATTGAGAAGGCAAAGAATTTCAAGGGAACGATGAATAAGTTACTTCAATACTTAAAGCCCTATAAGTTCTCCATCCTAATCGTCATTATTTTTGCCATAGGTAGTGCGGCCTTTGCCATTGTTGGTCCAAAGATTTTAGGTAAAGCGACAACAAAACTTTTCGAAGGACTCGTAGACAAAGTAACGGGCGTGCACGGCGCCGCCATTGACTTTACCTATATCGGAAACATTGTCATTTTACTCCTTGGATTATATATAGCGAGCACTGCGTTTGCCATTATCCAAGGGTATATCATCTCGGGAGTAGCACAAAAAGTATCTTACAACTTCAGAAAAGAAATTGATGAAAAAATCAACCGGATGCCGCTTAAATACTTTGATAAAACGACACACGGAGAAGTATTATCTAGAATTACGAATGACGTAGATACGGTCAGCCAAACTTTAAATCAAAGTATGTCGCAAATTATCACATCCGTTGTGACAATCATTGGTGTATTCATCATGATGTTATCCATAAGCTGGCAAATGACATTAGTGGCACTTTTAATATTGCCAATATCCATGATGCTCATCATGGGAGTCGTAAAAAGATCACAAAAATACTTTAAATCTCAACAAGAATATTTAGGGCACGTGAATGGTCAGGTAGAAGAGATTTATAGTGGTCACAATATCGTAAAAGCCTTTAACACCGAAGAAGAGGAAGTTAAAAAGTTCGAAGAGGTGAATGATACCCTTTACCACTCTGCATGGAAGTCTCAATTTTTATCGGGAATGATGATGCCGATTATGATGTTTATCGGTAATATCGGTTACGTCGCTGTATCTATTTTAGGCGGATGGCTCGCGATAAAGAAAATTATTGCAGTGGGGGATATTTTAGCCTTTGTTCAATATGTGAGAAATTTTACGCAGCCACTCGCTCAAGTAGCGCAAATCGCAAACGTACTCCAATCCACAGCAGCTGCTGCAGAACGAGTTTTTGAATTTTTAGACGAAGAAGAGGAAGTTTTAGAGTCAGAAAACCCAGTGAAGCTTCAAGAGATTAAAGGAGAAGTGACCTTCAAAGATGTTCAATTTGGATATAATCCCGATAAGATCATCATCAATGATTTCTCCACTCATATTAAGCCTGGACAAAAGGTAGCGATCGTAGGACCAACTGGGGCAGGTAAAACAACGATCGTAAAGCTTTTAATGCGGTTCTATGACGTAAATAGCGGTTCTATCTGTATAGATGGTCACGATATAACAGACTTCACGCGAGAAGACCTGCGCAGCATGTTCGGTATGGTACTGCAAGACACTTGGCTATTTAACGGTTCTATCATGGAAAATATCCGTTACGGTAGACTTGATGCGACTGACGAAGAAGTGATTGAAGCCGCTAAGGCCGCTCATGTTCACAGCTTCGTAAAGACCTTACCAAATCAATATCAAATGGAATTAAACGAAGAAGCAAGCAACGTATCCCAAGGACAAAAACAGTTGTTAACGATTGCTCGTGCCCTTCTAGCGGATCCTAAAATATTAATACTTGATGAAGCAACAAGCTCTATTGACACTCGTACAGAGGCGCTTATTCAAAAGGCCATGGAAAACCTCATGGAAGGCAGAACAAGCTT
- a CDS encoding ABC transporter ATP-binding protein has translation MLKIIKHLKPFIASIVAVICLLSVQAVCDLSLPDYMSNIVNVGIQQGGVENAVPQVIRKSEMDKLKLFMNADEKKKVDANYVLLDKKNLSQSELQSYLKDYPLLDKEPLYQLNTKDKDTINELNNIFGKPMLMTQGIEKDGASSSTPAAANTDPFAAISKLPQSEINAMKEKADEKFKDLPGSMITQSAVTFIHSEYKAIGINTDKLQSNYILITGAKMLLLSLVSMAAAVTVGLLAAKVAAGLGRNLRKKVFRKVTSFSNAEFDQFSTASLITRSTNDIQQVQTLMVMMLRIVFYAPILGIGGIIKVLQSEPSMGWIIAVAVIAILTLVIGLFSIAIPKFKSVQKLVDKINLITRESLTGMLVIRAFNNQKYEEKKFEKGNQDLTKTNLFISRLMTFMMPMMMFIMNAVTLLIIWVGSHQVDMGNIQVGDMMAFMQYAMQIIMAFLMISMVSIMLPRASVSAQRIAEVLDTEVLIHDVEEPKTFSSDTKGYVEFKNVSFRYPGAEEDVLSNINFTAKPGETTAFIGSTGSGKSTLINLIPRFYDVTSGEILIDGTDIREVSQKELREKIGYVPQKGILFSGTIESNLKYGKKEATEEELTKAAEIAQAMEFISAKPEGFHTEISQGGTNVSGGQKQRISIARALAKESEIFIFDDSFSALDFKTDAALRKALSNEISESTVLLVAQRISTILNADKIIVLDEGKIVGTGTHEELMENCEVYKQIALSQLSREELSS, from the coding sequence ATGTTAAAGATCATAAAACATTTAAAGCCTTTTATTGCATCAATCGTTGCAGTGATATGTCTTTTATCCGTACAAGCAGTATGCGATCTATCACTGCCAGACTACATGTCCAACATTGTGAATGTAGGTATTCAACAAGGGGGAGTAGAAAACGCGGTACCTCAAGTCATTCGTAAAAGTGAGATGGATAAACTTAAACTCTTTATGAATGCAGATGAGAAGAAAAAAGTAGATGCCAACTATGTGCTTTTAGATAAGAAAAATCTTTCTCAAAGCGAGTTGCAAAGTTACTTAAAAGATTATCCACTGCTTGATAAAGAACCACTTTATCAGCTAAATACAAAGGATAAAGATACAATTAACGAACTTAACAATATTTTTGGTAAGCCAATGTTAATGACACAGGGAATTGAAAAAGATGGTGCATCCTCTTCAACTCCTGCTGCGGCAAATACAGATCCTTTCGCAGCAATTTCCAAACTACCTCAAAGTGAAATCAATGCAATGAAAGAAAAAGCGGATGAAAAGTTTAAGGATCTGCCAGGCAGCATGATCACCCAGTCAGCCGTTACCTTCATTCATAGCGAGTATAAAGCGATAGGTATAAACACAGATAAGCTGCAATCCAATTATATTCTTATTACAGGGGCTAAAATGCTGCTTTTATCCTTAGTTAGTATGGCAGCTGCCGTTACCGTTGGTTTACTTGCAGCAAAAGTAGCGGCTGGATTAGGCAGAAATCTTAGAAAGAAAGTGTTTAGAAAGGTTACAAGCTTTTCTAATGCGGAGTTTGATCAGTTTTCCACTGCCTCTTTAATTACAAGAAGTACAAATGATATTCAACAGGTTCAAACACTGATGGTTATGATGCTTAGGATCGTATTCTATGCACCGATTTTAGGTATAGGTGGAATTATCAAAGTACTTCAGTCAGAACCTTCAATGGGATGGATTATCGCAGTTGCAGTCATCGCGATTTTAACCTTAGTCATTGGTTTATTTAGCATCGCGATCCCTAAGTTTAAAAGTGTACAAAAGTTAGTAGATAAAATTAACTTAATCACTCGTGAATCCTTAACAGGTATGCTCGTTATTCGTGCTTTTAATAATCAAAAATATGAAGAAAAGAAATTTGAAAAAGGAAATCAAGATTTAACAAAAACAAATTTATTTATCAGCCGTTTAATGACATTTATGATGCCAATGATGATGTTTATCATGAATGCCGTTACTTTACTTATTATTTGGGTTGGATCACACCAAGTGGATATGGGAAATATCCAAGTTGGTGATATGATGGCATTTATGCAGTATGCCATGCAAATCATCATGGCATTTTTAATGATTTCTATGGTTTCCATTATGCTTCCACGTGCTTCTGTATCCGCACAACGTATCGCAGAAGTTTTGGATACTGAAGTTCTCATTCATGATGTAGAGGAACCAAAAACATTCTCCTCAGACACAAAGGGTTATGTTGAATTTAAAAATGTTAGCTTTAGATATCCAGGTGCCGAAGAAGATGTGCTTTCCAATATCAACTTTACCGCAAAGCCTGGAGAAACGACAGCTTTCATTGGAAGTACAGGTAGTGGTAAATCAACACTTATCAACTTAATTCCACGTTTTTACGATGTAACAAGCGGCGAAATATTAATAGATGGCACGGATATTAGAGAGGTATCTCAGAAGGAATTACGAGAGAAAATTGGTTATGTACCACAAAAAGGTATTTTATTCTCAGGTACGATCGAAAGCAATCTGAAATACGGTAAAAAAGAAGCAACCGAAGAAGAACTAACAAAAGCGGCAGAAATCGCTCAAGCTATGGAGTTTATTAGCGCGAAACCTGAAGGCTTCCATACAGAGATATCACAAGGCGGTACGAACGTTTCAGGTGGTCAAAAACAAAGAATTTCTATTGCGCGTGCTCTTGCGAAGGAATCCGAAATATTCATATTTGATGATAGTTTCTCAGCTCTTGACTTTAAGACAGACGCAGCATTGCGTAAGGCTTTAAGCAATGAGATTTCAGAAAGTACTGTTCTCCTTGTTGCACAAAGAATAAGCACAATATTGAACGCAGATAAAATCATCGTACTAGACGAAGGTAAAATAGTAGGAACTGGGACTCATGAAGAACTTATGGAGAACTGTGAAGTTTATAAGCAAATTGCTTTATCACAACTTTCAAGAGAGGAGTTGTCATCATGA
- a CDS encoding alpha/beta hydrolase: protein MSNATSYVNLVSKLSEEIQAVKKRGFDFIAKPIPDSDAIGELDPRVLQVTLQAAEKMAAMENKPFDPSDTMSFVKGLRAMMGWNNDDVTKSKVETTYKTIDGTNGPIPLRIYTPSNEGVLPAIVFFHGGGFIGGSVDVVENPCKALAEKAGAVVISVDYRLAPEHPYPAGLTDCFESVTWVYEHAEEIRVNPEQIAVSGDSAGGNLATVCALMDIEKGTGMIKLQALIYPTVNMANVQTEDFNWSLDQYEIRNHSELITPMIKGLAESGDLFFKLYLQNNAEIIDPHVSPLLSDQLSSMPQTLIAIAEFDYLKVECEAYAAKLARSGVPTKLIQYNGTDHAFMDKIGLYPQAEDLMNEIAKEVKRVFA, encoded by the coding sequence ATGAGTAATGCAACTTCGTACGTTAATCTAGTTTCTAAACTGAGTGAGGAGATACAAGCTGTCAAAAAAAGAGGCTTCGATTTTATTGCTAAACCAATTCCTGATTCGGATGCGATTGGTGAATTAGACCCTCGAGTTCTCCAAGTGACTTTACAAGCGGCAGAAAAAATGGCTGCGATGGAAAACAAGCCATTTGATCCGTCAGATACGATGAGTTTTGTTAAGGGACTGCGGGCGATGATGGGGTGGAACAATGACGACGTTACGAAAAGTAAAGTCGAAACCACTTATAAAACAATTGATGGCACAAATGGGCCGATTCCTCTGCGAATCTATACGCCTTCTAACGAAGGAGTTCTGCCTGCTATTGTCTTCTTTCATGGTGGAGGATTCATCGGCGGAAGTGTGGATGTCGTGGAAAATCCGTGTAAAGCATTGGCGGAAAAGGCAGGTGCGGTTGTTATTTCCGTTGATTACCGCTTAGCTCCTGAGCATCCATATCCAGCAGGGCTGACAGATTGTTTTGAATCCGTGACATGGGTGTATGAGCATGCGGAAGAAATTCGTGTGAATCCAGAGCAAATTGCCGTATCTGGAGACAGTGCGGGTGGTAATTTAGCTACGGTATGCGCATTAATGGATATTGAAAAGGGGACGGGAATGATTAAGCTTCAAGCGCTTATTTATCCAACAGTGAATATGGCCAACGTCCAAACTGAGGATTTTAATTGGAGCCTCGACCAATATGAGATTCGTAACCATTCTGAGCTTATCACTCCAATGATTAAAGGATTGGCTGAAAGCGGCGATTTATTTTTCAAACTCTATTTGCAAAATAATGCAGAAATCATAGATCCCCATGTTTCTCCGCTGCTGTCAGATCAGTTAAGCAGCATGCCGCAGACACTGATTGCAATTGCTGAATTTGATTATTTAAAAGTAGAATGCGAAGCTTATGCGGCAAAGCTTGCACGCAGCGGTGTGCCTACAAAGCTTATTCAGTACAACGGTACAGACCATGCGTTTATGGATAAAATCGGTTTATATCCGCAAGCAGAAGATTTAATGAATGAAATTGCCAAAGAGGTTAAAAGAGTATTTGCCTAA
- a CDS encoding glycoside hydrolase family 3 protein — MSTQEKNAGQPLIEYVRNEGGPTLGYSALSGVRIIEQDGSFFKNLSKDGVLKPYEDWRLSAEERAKDLAMRMSIEEIAGLMLYSRHQAIPAASDGWFAGTYGGKSYEESSAKPWDLTDEQIAFLTEDHLRHVLITTVENPETAARWNNKLQAVAEGTSLGIPANNSSDPRHGSDASSEFNAGAGTASRVSFWPETLGLAATFDPEVTREFGEVASKEYRALGMTTALSPQIDIATDPRWFRFNGTFGEDSRLSTDMARAYVDGFQTSEGEQELEDGWGMDSVNAMVKHWPGGGSGEGGRDAHFACGKYAIYPGNNFEEHLKSFVDGAFRLEGKTSKASAVMPYYTISFDQDQVNGENVGNSYSSYLITDLLRKQYGYDGVVCTDWLITANEEGSKDTFLTGKSWGVEHLTVAERHYKLLMAGVDQFGGNNEVGPVLEAYQLGVSEHGEAYMRNRFEQSAVRLLLNVFRLGLFENPYLQSEESEKIVCHPEFVKAGYEAQLKSVVLLKNKGQMLPMQPKSKVYIPKRYLPVGKDWFGMPTPEKLEHPVNLDVVAKYFDITDDPDEADFGLVFIQSPKSGAGYSQEDADNGGNGYVPISLQYKSYTAEHAREQSIAGDPRETDVLNRSYKGKTVTTHNSHDLDMVLETKEMMKGKPVVVSILLSNPMVVAEFEAEVDAIVANFGVQDQAIMDVLSGAYEPSGLLPMQMPADMRTVEEQLEDVAHDMECHVDSEGHIYDFAFGLNWSSVIEDSRTAKYRKTR; from the coding sequence ATGTCAACTCAAGAAAAAAATGCAGGTCAGCCGTTGATTGAATACGTCCGTAACGAAGGAGGGCCTACACTTGGCTATTCCGCTTTATCTGGGGTCCGCATCATTGAGCAGGATGGCTCATTTTTTAAAAACTTAAGCAAGGATGGGGTCTTGAAGCCATATGAAGATTGGAGATTATCGGCCGAGGAACGGGCGAAAGATCTTGCCATGCGGATGTCCATCGAGGAAATTGCCGGATTAATGCTATATAGTCGGCATCAAGCAATTCCAGCCGCAAGCGACGGTTGGTTCGCTGGAACTTACGGCGGAAAGTCTTATGAAGAGAGCAGTGCTAAGCCATGGGATTTGACGGATGAGCAAATCGCATTTTTGACCGAAGATCATCTTCGTCATGTTCTCATTACAACGGTTGAAAATCCGGAAACAGCTGCACGCTGGAATAATAAGCTGCAGGCTGTTGCAGAAGGAACAAGTTTAGGCATTCCAGCGAACAATAGCTCAGATCCGCGTCACGGTTCCGATGCCAGCTCCGAATTTAATGCCGGCGCAGGTACAGCTTCTCGCGTATCATTTTGGCCGGAAACACTTGGTCTTGCCGCGACATTTGATCCTGAAGTGACACGTGAATTTGGAGAAGTGGCCTCGAAGGAATACAGGGCGCTTGGTATGACAACAGCACTGTCGCCACAAATTGATATTGCGACCGATCCGCGCTGGTTCCGCTTTAACGGCACGTTCGGCGAGGACTCGCGTCTGTCCACGGACATGGCTCGCGCTTATGTGGACGGTTTCCAAACATCAGAAGGCGAGCAGGAACTAGAAGATGGTTGGGGAATGGATAGTGTAAATGCTATGGTGAAGCATTGGCCTGGAGGAGGAAGCGGTGAGGGTGGCAGAGACGCGCATTTTGCCTGCGGAAAGTATGCCATTTATCCAGGAAACAATTTCGAAGAGCATTTGAAATCGTTTGTCGACGGGGCTTTTCGACTGGAGGGCAAGACGAGTAAGGCTTCTGCAGTGATGCCATATTACACGATCTCGTTTGATCAAGATCAAGTAAATGGAGAGAACGTTGGCAACTCTTATAGTTCCTATTTAATTACCGATTTACTACGCAAGCAATATGGTTATGATGGCGTTGTTTGCACAGATTGGTTGATTACTGCCAATGAGGAGGGCAGTAAAGATACATTTCTGACGGGCAAGTCATGGGGTGTTGAGCATCTGACTGTTGCGGAACGTCACTATAAGCTGTTGATGGCTGGCGTGGATCAGTTTGGAGGTAATAACGAAGTTGGGCCTGTTTTAGAGGCTTACCAATTAGGGGTATCTGAGCATGGAGAGGCTTATATGAGAAATCGCTTCGAACAATCGGCGGTTCGCTTGTTGCTGAACGTGTTCCGACTCGGTCTCTTCGAAAATCCTTATCTCCAATCTGAGGAAAGCGAAAAAATCGTGTGCCATCCAGAGTTCGTGAAAGCAGGTTATGAAGCTCAGTTGAAGTCAGTCGTTCTTCTGAAGAATAAAGGACAGATGCTGCCGATGCAGCCAAAAAGCAAAGTATACATTCCGAAGAGATATTTGCCAGTCGGAAAGGACTGGTTTGGTATGCCAACGCCGGAGAAACTGGAGCATCCAGTCAATCTTGATGTTGTGGCCAAATATTTCGATATTACCGATGATCCGGACGAAGCGGATTTCGGGCTTGTGTTCATTCAAAGTCCAAAGTCAGGCGCGGGGTACAGTCAGGAGGATGCTGATAATGGAGGCAACGGTTATGTACCAATTAGCCTTCAATACAAGTCGTATACAGCCGAGCATGCCCGCGAACAGAGTATTGCCGGTGACCCTCGAGAAACCGATGTACTGAATCGTTCGTATAAAGGTAAAACAGTTACAACACACAATTCGCATGACTTAGACATGGTACTTGAAACAAAAGAAATGATGAAAGGAAAGCCGGTCGTCGTATCAATTCTGCTATCGAATCCAATGGTTGTCGCAGAGTTCGAAGCGGAGGTAGATGCGATCGTAGCGAACTTTGGCGTTCAAGATCAGGCGATTATGGACGTTCTGTCAGGAGCCTACGAGCCATCTGGCTTACTGCCGATGCAAATGCCTGCAGATATGAGAACAGTCGAGGAACAGTTAGAAGACGTCGCACATGATATGGAATGCCATGTCGATTCTGAAGGCCATATATATGACTTCGCCTTTGGACTTAATTGGAGCAGTGTAATTGAGGATTCGCGTACTGCGAAATACCGAAAAACTCGTTAA